One stretch of Sphingobacteriales bacterium DNA includes these proteins:
- a CDS encoding OmpA family protein — protein MKRITLIVALFTGLFVFHLSAQVADEDKPGKIKKTAGKPESIKFNRSWSVGAYGGVPIVFGDVNPEYLSLGYGLSVQKAFSHSTLVRLSGGMGSAKGIDRKYSSTFMIKNNPALNGKQDPFVDFTSIGYTYFNYKMNYYDINFHFIYNFAASDYRTRETQRLNLYFFGGGGLMLYQTFTDQLDKNGALYDFSTIYNDYINGNITQNDAKKLVADMLDRDYETACDGNPAGAAPTWQTVVLNHIALPNVSGGLGARFRVSSKLDFTLEARAHYTNEDLLDGQRWERSYDILSSHNDIFFFGSIGLNYRLGRIDNINWFDNPAAMHYKITLENKRKIALLSSDTDNDGVSDYFDKDLETPEGVKVDAQGKPLDSDGDGVADYQDEEPFSDKGAMVNEKGISIDSDEDGVPDHRDLEPNTPKGKLVNFQGITIAEKGSISGVSGSAIGFLPAIFFDFDDARLKTEFLSPLSMVAEAMKANPTAKLRIIGYTDKVGSEEYNKALGQRRAQTVADFLTMQGIDPSRLEVISKGSAEPLTDVNTNDAQRLNRRVQFELIKTSAPTPEEKKFEEVPVKEE, from the coding sequence ATGAAAAGAATTACACTAATTGTGGCATTATTCACCGGTTTATTTGTATTTCATCTAAGTGCACAGGTTGCTGATGAAGACAAACCGGGAAAGATTAAAAAAACAGCCGGGAAGCCGGAAAGTATTAAATTCAACAGGTCGTGGTCAGTTGGAGCGTATGGTGGTGTTCCCATTGTTTTCGGAGATGTTAACCCCGAATATTTGTCGCTGGGTTATGGCCTTTCTGTTCAGAAAGCTTTTTCTCATTCTACATTGGTCCGACTTTCTGGAGGAATGGGAAGTGCAAAAGGAATTGACAGAAAATATTCTTCAACATTTATGATCAAAAACAACCCTGCACTTAACGGGAAGCAAGACCCTTTTGTTGACTTTACTTCCATCGGATATACCTATTTCAATTATAAAATGAATTATTACGACATAAACTTTCATTTTATTTACAACTTTGCTGCCTCTGACTACAGAACGCGTGAAACACAACGTTTGAACCTGTATTTTTTCGGTGGCGGTGGTCTGATGCTCTACCAGACTTTTACCGACCAGCTTGATAAAAACGGGGCATTGTACGATTTCAGCACCATTTATAATGATTACATCAATGGTAATATTACCCAAAATGATGCAAAAAAGCTTGTTGCCGATATGCTCGACAGAGATTATGAAACTGCCTGTGACGGAAATCCTGCCGGAGCAGCACCCACATGGCAAACAGTTGTTCTGAACCATATTGCTTTGCCAAACGTATCCGGTGGGCTGGGAGCACGATTCAGAGTTTCATCCAAGCTCGACTTTACTCTTGAAGCCCGTGCTCATTATACCAACGAAGACCTGCTGGACGGACAAAGATGGGAAAGGTCTTATGATATTTTATCTTCTCACAACGATATTTTCTTTTTTGGCTCCATCGGATTAAACTACCGACTTGGCAGAATCGACAATATCAATTGGTTCGACAATCCTGCTGCCATGCATTATAAAATTACCCTTGAAAACAAAAGAAAAATTGCCTTACTGTCTTCTGATACCGACAATGACGGGGTTTCCGACTATTTTGACAAAGACCTTGAAACACCGGAAGGGGTAAAAGTAGATGCACAGGGCAAACCTCTTGATTCAGATGGGGATGGAGTAGCTGATTATCAGGATGAAGAGCCATTTTCTGATAAGGGAGCAATGGTGAATGAAAAAGGAATTTCAATTGACAGTGATGAAGATGGTGTTCCCGATCACCGTGACCTGGAACCTAATACTCCTAAAGGTAAATTAGTTAATTTTCAAGGGATTACAATAGCTGAGAAAGGTTCTATAAGTGGGGTCAGTGGAAGTGCTATCGGATTTCTTCCTGCTATCTTTTTCGATTTTGACGATGCAAGGCTGAAAACTGAATTCCTGAGTCCATTAAGCATGGTGGCTGAAGCCATGAAAGCTAATCCAACGGCTAAATTAAGAATTATCGGCTATACCGACAAAGTGGGAAGTGAAGAATACAATAAGGCTCTTGGCCAAAGGCGGGCACAAACAGTTGCCGACTTTCTGACCATGCAGGGCATTGATCCTTCCCGCCTTGAAGTCATCAGCAAAGGTTCGGCTGAGCCACTGACAGACGTAAATACCAATGACGCACAACGCCTGAACAGAAGGGTACAGTTTGAACTGATCAAAACTTCGGCACCTACCCCTGAAGAGAAAAAATTTGAGGAAGTTCCGGTAAAAGAAGAATAG